The Hoplias malabaricus isolate fHopMal1 chromosome 9, fHopMal1.hap1, whole genome shotgun sequence genome contains a region encoding:
- the extl2 gene encoding exostosin-like 2 — protein MRLHLHSCRPLRPRRVHLILIPLLLLVVVGASLTSLLPSPEDGVLGVFRRQDNGSRSFQPPRDHSFTLIMQTFNRTDLLLKLLNHYQAVPHLHQVIIVWNNIAEPPPIKLWDSFGPHPVPVVFKEQSVNRMRNRLQPFPEIETDAVLMLDDDLLLSVPDISFAFSVWKQFPEQIVGFVPRKHVTTASGVYSYGSFELQDPDMGGGDRYSMVLVGAAFFHRRFLELFQKQPSEVYALLDETQNCDDIAMNFLVAKELRERSAGVFVKPVDLRNLEKEAGSGYVGMWHRAQHLLQRSHCLNRLVQIYGRMPLLYSNIMISQFGFPSYANHKSRS, from the exons ATGAG GCTTCATCTCCACAGCTGCAGGCCTCTCAGGCCTCGGAGAGTTCACCTCATCCTCATCCCGTTGTTGCTGCTGGTGGTGGTTGGTGCATCTTTGACATCTTTACTCCCCTCTCCTGAAGATGGTGTTCTGGGGGTCTTCCGTCGCCAAGACAATGGCTCAAGGTCCTTCCAGCCCCCTCGAGAccactctttcactctcatcATGCAGACGTTCAACCGCACTGACCTGCTCCTGAAGCTGCTGAACCACTACCAGGCCGTTCCTCACCTCCATCAGGTCATTATCGTGTGGAACAACATCGCTGAGCCTCCACCAATAAAGCTGTGGGACTCCTTTGGCCCTCACCCTGTCCCGGTGGTTTTCAAGGAACAGAGCGTGAACCGGATGAGAAACCGACTGCAGCCTTTCCCCGAGATAGAgactgatg ctgtgctgatgctggatgatgaCCTACTTCTGAGTGTCCCTGATATCAGCTTTGCTTTCTCCGTTTGGAAG CAATTCCCTGAACAGATTGTGGGTTTTGTGCCCAGGAAACATGTGACCACAGCCTCAGGTGTGTACAGCTATGGCAGCTTCGAGCTCCAGGATCCTGACATGGGGGGTGGCGACAG GTACTCCATGGTGTTGGTGGGTGCCGCCTTTTTCCACCGCCGCTTCCTGGAACTGTTCCAGAAGCAGCCGTCTGAGGTGTACGCCCTTCTGGACGAGACGCAGAACTGCGACGACATCGCCATGAACTTCCTGGTGGCGAAGGAGCTGAGGGAGCGATCGGCTGGGGTCTTTGTGAAGCCTGTGGACCTGAGAAACCTGGAGAAAGAGGCTGGCAGCGGGTACGTGGGCATGTGGCACCGTGCCCAGCACCTGCTCCAGCGGTCACACTGCCTCAACAGACTGGTGCAGATCTACGGAAGAATGCCCCTCCTTTACTCCAACATCATGATCTCACAGTTCGGCTTCCCCAGCTACGCCAACCACAAGAGCAGGAGCTGA
- the zgc:110366 gene encoding uncharacterized oxidoreductase ZK1290.5 isoform X1 has translation MQQCPVIALSNGLNIPVLGLGTSHNGGYSHEAVVYALRECGVRHIDTAKRYGCEEALSSSIQESGLPREDLWITTKLWPGDYGHQRAKEACRASASRLKVEYLDLYLMHWPDSMIPGRSNREVRAETWRALEEMYDEGLCRAIGVSNFLIPHLEELKEDCGTVPHVNQVEFHPFQQPWELVEYCRREGIAFEGFCPLAKGQALIHPLIQELAKKYKHSAAQICVRWSIQNGVITIPKSTKPQRIFENCQVFDFMLSEEDMDSIGRLHTNKKLVHLSFPLWKR, from the exons ATGCAGCAGTGTCCTGTTATTGCGCTCTCTAATGGCCTTAATATTCCAGTTCTGGGGTTAG GGACGTCACACAATGGTGGATACTCCCATGAGGCCGTGGTGTATGCTCTTCGGGAGTGTGGTGTCAGGCACATTGACACAGCGAAGAGATACGGCTGTGAGGAGGCTTTGTCCAGTTCAATACAGGAAAGCGGACTGCCCCGTGAGGACCTGTGGATCACCACTAAGCTATGGCCGGGGGACTATGGTCACCAGAGAGCCAAGGAGGCCTGTCGGGCATCTGCGTCCAGACTCAAAGTGGAGTATTTAG ATCTGTATCTAATGCACTGGCCTGACAGCATGATCCCAGGCCGTTCCAACAGAGAAGTCAGAGCAGAGACGTGGCGAGCACTGGAGGAAATGTATGATGAAG GATTATGTCGTGCCATTGGTGTGAGCAACTTCCTCATCCCACACCTCGAGGAGCTGAAAGAAGACTGTGGAACTGTACCTCATGTTAATCAG GTAGAGTTCCACCCGTTCCAGCAGCCGTGGGAGCTGGTAGAGTATTGTCGAAGGGAGGGCATAGCTTTTGAAGGCTTCTGCCCTCTTGCCAAGGGCCAAGCCCTTATACATCCCCTCATCCAGGAACTGGCAAAGAAGTACAAGCACAGTGCCGCTCAGATCTGTGTCCGCTGGAGCATTCAG AATGGGGTCATCACAATCCCAAAGTCCACCAAGCCACAGAGGATTTTTGAAAACTGCCAA GTTTTTGACTTCATGTTGTCAGAAGAAGACATGGACAGCATTGGACGACTACACACTAACAAAAAGCTTGTTCACCTTAGTTTTCCTCTGTGGAAAAGATAA
- the zgc:110366 gene encoding uncharacterized oxidoreductase ZK1290.5 isoform X2: MQQCPVIALSNGLNIPVLGLGTSHNGGYSHEAVVYALRECGVRHIDTAKRYGCEEALSSSIQESGLPREDLWITTKLWPGDYGHQRAKEACRASASRLKVEYLDLYLMHWPDSMIPGRSNREVRAETWRALEEMYDEGLCRAIGVSNFLIPHLEELKEDCGTVPHVNQVEFHPFQQPWELVEYCRREGIAFEGFCPLAKGQALIHPLIQELAKKYKHSAAQICVRWSIQNGVITIPKSTKPQRIFENCQVFGFHLEDKDMAALRALHDGRHVSWDPTRVE, encoded by the exons ATGCAGCAGTGTCCTGTTATTGCGCTCTCTAATGGCCTTAATATTCCAGTTCTGGGGTTAG GGACGTCACACAATGGTGGATACTCCCATGAGGCCGTGGTGTATGCTCTTCGGGAGTGTGGTGTCAGGCACATTGACACAGCGAAGAGATACGGCTGTGAGGAGGCTTTGTCCAGTTCAATACAGGAAAGCGGACTGCCCCGTGAGGACCTGTGGATCACCACTAAGCTATGGCCGGGGGACTATGGTCACCAGAGAGCCAAGGAGGCCTGTCGGGCATCTGCGTCCAGACTCAAAGTGGAGTATTTAG ATCTGTATCTAATGCACTGGCCTGACAGCATGATCCCAGGCCGTTCCAACAGAGAAGTCAGAGCAGAGACGTGGCGAGCACTGGAGGAAATGTATGATGAAG GATTATGTCGTGCCATTGGTGTGAGCAACTTCCTCATCCCACACCTCGAGGAGCTGAAAGAAGACTGTGGAACTGTACCTCATGTTAATCAG GTAGAGTTCCACCCGTTCCAGCAGCCGTGGGAGCTGGTAGAGTATTGTCGAAGGGAGGGCATAGCTTTTGAAGGCTTCTGCCCTCTTGCCAAGGGCCAAGCCCTTATACATCCCCTCATCCAGGAACTGGCAAAGAAGTACAAGCACAGTGCCGCTCAGATCTGTGTCCGCTGGAGCATTCAG AATGGGGTCATCACAATCCCAAAGTCCACCAAGCCACAGAGGATTTTTGAAAACTGCCAA GTGTTTGGATTCCATCTGGAAGACAAAGATATGGCAGCTCTGAGAGCATTGCATGATGGGAGGCATGTGAGCTGGGACCCAACACGTGTGGAGTGa